The Linepithema humile isolate Giens D197 chromosome 7, Lhum_UNIL_v1.0, whole genome shotgun sequence genome has a window encoding:
- the bsk gene encoding stress-activated protein kinase JNK isoform X2: protein MATNATESSNVRNGYRRHVFGDTELCIPERYVDVVPRGVGAQGIVCAAYDTVTAQNVAIKKLSRPFQNVTHAKRAYREFKLMKLVNHKNIIGLLNAFTPQRSLDEFQDVYLVMELMDANLCQVIQMDLDHERMSYLLYQMLCGIKHLHSAGIIHRDLKPSNIVVKSDCTLKILDFGLARTAGTTFMMTPYVVTRYYRAPEVILGMGYKENVDIWSVGCIMGEMIRGGVLFPGTDHIDQWNKIIEQLGTPAQEFMQRLQPTVRNYVENRPRYPGYPFERLFPDVLFPSDSSEHNRLKASQARDLLSRMLVIDPERRISVDEALLHNYINVWYDEGEVNAPAPGPYDHSVDEREHTVDQWKELIYQEVMEYETSHNPAAVAQSSESAGSR, encoded by the exons ATGGCGACGAACGCGACGGAATCGAGCAACGTTCGCAACGGCTATCGTCGTCATGTTTTCGGCGACACCGAGCTTTGCATACCCGAGCGATACGTCGACGTCGTGCCGCGTGGCGTCGGCGCTCAGGGTATTGTTTG CGCGGCGTATGACACTGTCACTGCGCAAAATGTGGCAATCAAGAAACTGTCCAGACCCTTCCAAAACGTGACGCACGCAAAGAGGGCCTATCGAGAATTCAAGCTTATGAAGCTGGTcaatcataaaaat ATAATCGGTCTTCTGAACGCGTTCACGCCGCAACGGTCGCTGGACGAGTTTCAAGATGTGTACCTGGTGATGGAGCTCATGGACGCGAACTTGTGTCAAGTGATCCAGATGGATTTGGATCACGAGCGCATGTCGTACCTTCTCTACCAGATGCTGTGCGGCATCAAGCACTTGCACTCCGCCGGCATTATTCATAGG GATTTAAAGCCAAGCAACATCGTCGTAAAGTCCGACTGCACGCTGAAAATTCTCGACTTTGGCTTGGCGAGGACCGCCGGTACTACATTCATGATGACGCCCTACGTCGTGACACGGTATTACCGGGCGCCCGAG GTGATCTTGGGAATGGGTTATAAAGAGAACGTGGACATCTGGTCGGTAGGATGCATCATGGGCGAGATGATTCGTGGTGGTGTACTTTTCCCAGGCACAGATCATATCGAtcaatggaataaaataatcg AGCAACTTGGCACTCCGGCACAGGAGTTCATGCAACGACTGCAGCCGACTGTCAGGAATTACGTAGAGAATAGGCCACGATATCCAGGTTATCCCTTTGAGAGGCTATTCCCGGATGTCTTATTCCCCTCGGACTCCTCGGAACACAATAGATTAAAAG cGAGCCAAGCTAGGGATCTATTATCGCGCATGCTCGTGATCGACCCAGAGCGACGCATTTCTGTGGACGAGGCGTTGCTGCACAATTACATAAACGTCTGGTACGACGAGGGGGAAGTTAACGCT CCCGCACCAGGTCCATACGACCACAGCGTGGACGAGAGGGAACACACGGTGGACCAGTGGAAGGAACTGATCTACCAGGAGGTGATGGAGTATGAGACAAGCCATAATCCCGCGGCGGTCGCTCAATCGTCAGAGAGCGCTGGGAGCCGGTAG